A region of Rhodohalobacter barkolensis DNA encodes the following proteins:
- a CDS encoding Re/Si-specific NAD(P)(+) transhydrogenase subunit alpha, giving the protein MIVGVCKETEALEKRVALTPEGTEKLSKMGLTIYIESESGLASSYSDQQYIDSGAEIKKRNQILSETDLLLAVQAPLAEDLEKMKKNSALIAFLWPLQHKKYVDFLLNADLTGMAMDTIPRISRAQSMDALSSMSNIAGYKAALLGANHLDRYLPMMMTAAGTIPPAKVLVLGAGVAGLQAIATAKRLGAVVEAFDIRPAVKEQVESLGAKFVEVPLEEESETKGGYAKELSDQNKEKQREVIHKHVAKSDIVITTALIPGKPAPQLITRQMVEDMSAGSVIIDIAAEQGGNCEVTEPGKTIRHNEVIVDGPLNLPSSLAHHASKLYSKNILSLLDLLIKDGQPNFNFDDEIIANATVTHNGELISPFVKENMK; this is encoded by the coding sequence ATGATCGTCGGTGTTTGCAAAGAAACAGAGGCTCTTGAAAAGCGTGTTGCTCTTACTCCTGAGGGGACTGAAAAACTTTCTAAAATGGGGCTCACCATTTATATAGAAAGCGAGTCCGGATTGGCATCAAGCTATTCTGACCAACAGTATATCGATTCAGGTGCAGAGATTAAAAAACGGAATCAGATCTTATCAGAAACGGATCTGCTATTGGCCGTTCAGGCTCCTCTTGCTGAAGATCTTGAGAAAATGAAGAAGAATTCGGCCTTGATAGCATTTTTGTGGCCTCTGCAGCATAAGAAGTATGTTGATTTCCTTCTGAACGCCGATTTGACCGGAATGGCGATGGATACGATTCCCAGAATAAGCCGTGCCCAATCGATGGACGCTCTCTCATCTATGAGCAATATTGCAGGATATAAAGCAGCACTTCTCGGAGCTAATCACCTGGACAGATATCTACCCATGATGATGACCGCTGCCGGTACCATACCTCCCGCAAAAGTACTTGTACTGGGCGCCGGAGTTGCCGGTCTTCAGGCCATTGCAACTGCAAAACGGCTTGGAGCCGTAGTTGAAGCTTTCGACATACGTCCAGCTGTAAAAGAGCAGGTAGAGAGTTTAGGTGCTAAATTTGTAGAGGTACCGCTCGAGGAGGAGTCTGAAACCAAGGGTGGCTATGCTAAGGAGCTATCAGACCAAAACAAGGAGAAACAGCGTGAAGTAATCCACAAGCATGTGGCAAAATCTGATATTGTGATTACAACAGCGTTAATTCCCGGAAAACCGGCTCCTCAGCTGATTACCCGCCAAATGGTTGAAGATATGTCAGCAGGTTCTGTAATTATTGATATTGCTGCGGAGCAAGGCGGGAATTGTGAAGTGACTGAACCCGGGAAAACGATCCGACACAACGAAGTAATTGTAGACGGGCCCTTAAATCTGCCGAGCAGTCTTGCCCATCACGCAAGCAAACTCTACTCAAAAAATATACTGTCCCTGCTTGATCTGCTGATCAAAGATGGTCAACCGAATTTCAATTTTGATGATGAAATCATTGCAAATGCTACCGTAACCCATAACGGAGAACTCATCTCTCCATTTGTGAAGGAAAACATGAAATAA
- a CDS encoding NAD(P) transhydrogenase subunit alpha, with translation MEAFIFNLFIFVLASFVGFELITKVPPTLHTPLMSGANAISGITLIGALIIAGGPDSVYAQWIGFAAIIFATINVVGGFMVTDRMLEMFKKKEGEK, from the coding sequence ATGGAAGCTTTCATTTTCAACCTTTTTATCTTTGTGCTGGCCTCTTTTGTAGGATTTGAACTGATCACAAAAGTGCCTCCCACTCTTCACACTCCCCTCATGTCCGGCGCGAATGCCATTTCAGGAATTACCCTGATTGGTGCCCTGATTATTGCCGGCGGACCCGATTCTGTTTATGCGCAGTGGATTGGATTTGCCGCCATCATATTTGCTACAATTAATGTGGTTGGTGGATTTATGGTTACAGACAGAATGCTCGAGATGTTTAAGAAAAAGGAGGGTGAAAAATGA